From the Desulfovibrio sp. JY genome, one window contains:
- a CDS encoding fumarate reductase flavoprotein subunit: protein MNIIQTDLLCIGAGLAGERVALEAADNGFSVICLSIVPARRSHSSAAQGGMQAALGNSAMGEGDSPDVHFADTVKGSDWGCDQEVARLFVNAAPIAMRQMAFWGVPWNRVVPGEQTYYKGGKPFTAYEKPENEGLIHSRSFGGTAKWRTCYTSDGTGHSVLYTLDNRAAQMGVNVKDKVEAIALIHDGATCMGAIARSLKTGELTAYLARATLIATGGFGRIYRESTNAVICDGGGLITALDTGVVSLGNMEAVQFHPTGIVPTDILVTEGCRGDGGTLLDKNEYRFMPDYEPEKAELASRDVVSRRMTEHMRKGLGVPSPYGDHLWLDIRHLGEHHIRTKLREVDEICQSFLGIDPVHQLIPVRPTQHYSMGGVRTNKDGAAYGLKGLFAAGEACCWDMHGFNRLGGNSLAETVVSGMIIGGKIVEYLKGTETTFSTGAVRDAMARQDARIADLVSCKNGHENPYTVRNAMYDSIMKGAGIFRNGKDLQTCVNELQEVLGRARQVGLRSNGKGANPELTMALKIEGMVKLALCVAYGALERTESRGAHTREDYPERNDRDWLKRTLATWAPGADLPTLNYEPATQVFEMPPGDRGYGGGKIIPMDAPKE, encoded by the coding sequence ATGAATATCATACAAACCGATCTGCTGTGCATCGGCGCGGGGCTGGCCGGCGAACGCGTGGCCCTCGAGGCGGCCGACAACGGCTTCTCCGTCATCTGCCTGTCCATCGTCCCCGCCCGCCGCTCCCACTCCTCCGCCGCCCAGGGCGGCATGCAGGCGGCCCTGGGCAACTCGGCCATGGGAGAGGGCGATTCCCCGGACGTCCACTTCGCTGATACCGTCAAGGGCTCGGACTGGGGCTGCGACCAGGAAGTGGCCCGCCTGTTCGTCAATGCCGCGCCCATCGCCATGCGCCAGATGGCCTTCTGGGGCGTGCCCTGGAACCGCGTGGTGCCGGGCGAACAGACCTATTACAAGGGAGGCAAGCCCTTTACCGCCTATGAAAAGCCGGAAAACGAGGGGCTCATCCACTCCCGCAGTTTCGGCGGCACGGCCAAGTGGCGCACCTGCTACACCTCCGACGGCACCGGCCACAGCGTGCTCTATACCCTGGACAACCGCGCCGCCCAGATGGGCGTCAACGTCAAGGACAAGGTCGAGGCCATCGCGCTGATCCATGACGGCGCGACCTGCATGGGCGCCATCGCCCGGTCGCTCAAGACCGGCGAGCTGACCGCCTACCTGGCCCGGGCCACGCTGATTGCCACCGGCGGTTTCGGCCGCATCTACCGCGAATCCACCAACGCCGTGATCTGCGACGGCGGCGGACTCATCACGGCCCTCGATACCGGCGTGGTGTCCCTTGGCAACATGGAGGCCGTGCAGTTCCACCCGACCGGCATCGTGCCGACGGACATCCTGGTCACCGAAGGCTGCCGCGGCGACGGCGGAACGCTCCTCGACAAGAACGAATACCGCTTCATGCCGGACTACGAGCCGGAAAAGGCCGAACTGGCCTCCCGCGACGTGGTATCGCGCCGCATGACCGAACACATGCGCAAGGGCCTTGGCGTCCCCTCCCCCTACGGCGACCACCTCTGGCTCGACATCCGCCACCTCGGCGAACACCACATCCGCACCAAACTGCGCGAGGTCGACGAGATCTGCCAATCCTTCCTCGGCATCGATCCGGTCCACCAGCTCATCCCGGTGCGCCCCACCCAGCACTATTCCATGGGCGGCGTGCGCACCAACAAGGACGGCGCGGCTTATGGCCTCAAAGGCCTGTTCGCCGCCGGCGAGGCCTGCTGCTGGGACATGCACGGGTTCAACCGCCTGGGCGGCAACTCCCTGGCCGAAACGGTCGTCTCCGGCATGATCATCGGCGGCAAGATCGTCGAATATCTGAAGGGCACGGAAACCACATTCTCCACTGGCGCCGTGCGCGACGCCATGGCCCGGCAGGACGCCCGCATCGCGGACCTCGTTTCCTGCAAAAACGGCCACGAGAACCCCTACACCGTGCGCAACGCCATGTACGACTCCATCATGAAGGGAGCCGGCATCTTTCGAAACGGCAAGGACCTGCAAACCTGCGTCAACGAATTGCAGGAAGTCCTCGGCCGGGCCCGCCAGGTCGGGCTGCGCAGCAACGGCAAGGGGGCCAACCCCGAGCTCACCATGGCGCTCAAGATCGAAGGCATGGTCAAGCTCGCCCTGTGCGTGGCCTACGGAGCCCTGGAGCGCACCGAATCGCGCGGCGCCCATACCCGCGAGGACTACCCCGAACGCAACGACCGCGACTGGCTCAAGCGCACCCTGGCCACCTGGGCCCCCGGCGCGGACCTCCCCACCCTCAACTACGAACCGGCCACCCAGGTCTTCGAGATGCCCCCGGGCGACCGCGGCTACGGCGGCGGCAAGATCATCCCCATGGATGCGCCCAAGGAGTAA